In the Zingiber officinale cultivar Zhangliang chromosome 5A, Zo_v1.1, whole genome shotgun sequence genome, TCCATATATCAATTACTTATAAATGTTAATATTACttacgaggagatagatgatgaaaAGATGTCCAtgagtgaggatgaagttgaactaaTAGAGTGTAGCGATGAGAACTAAGAAATTGTTAATGTTGATTAGTCAGATGTTAATAATGattaaatattagcattattgttcatcaagtaagttattttttcatattattttgtattgATGTCATGCCTATTTGTAAACTTTATTATATTGTGTTGTAATGTTATTTAGAAAATATTATTATTGAAGAACAGCAAGCAGTAGCACCCCATGATAATAAGGTTCTTAGAGTTGTTAGAGACCCGtaagtattttttttgttattagtaattcaagttcatatattACTTTAATAATTTTCAtaccttaatatttttattatagatTTATTCCTAATGGCCACTGGGTTGCCACTTATGTCactggaaaatttaaaaaatgagtatGCACTTCTAGTACTACATGTAACATATATAATTTTATCCCTAATTATTTGTGTATGCAAGAACATGATCATGCCCGACAGCCCACATGTATGAAAGTATTTCTTAAGACCCACATGAAGAATAATGAGATATTTGTCGATTCTTGATCCCGGGCCCTAcatgtaaaattattaactttattatatttgtttgtttctatcttgattaactttagtaattgtgatcaaattggatattaatcatattatatttttccacaaaagagaaaatgacaaatagaGTGACTCAGGCATTTCAGCCATCATcagaaggaggaggaggggggaggAGTCACAGCCTCTATCCACCGATTTACTAAATGTCATTTATTATGATGTTATCGATGGAAGGACAAAAAACTTCACCCACTACGACCTTGGCTCCCAAGCCAAAGTTgcatttgatcgtttgaggaTTCCTAGAGGTCATGCTAGTTCCTTTTCTTCTACTGAGGTGCAGTCTTTAAGACATGAAAATGAAGAATTGTGCTCTCAACTAAAGTCAATGGATGAGAGCATGGCCACTATAGATCATTAGAGGGTGGCTGCTGATGACTAGAGGTGATCCGAGGAGGATCGGAGGAGGGTTGAACGTGACACGGATAATGAAGGTCTATTTACCCATATGTGAGTGGTCGTGGCTAATTTCTTTCATAATCAGACATCACATGATTTTGAGTCACAAGAGACTCAAGACCCATCAGACCATGGTGATTAACTTTTTCTAAGATTTGTTAAACTacaacttaattttttatttatcatatataaatcatacaaaatatatttagtctattttgatattttgatctacctcatttataaatattatattactatataTTTCAGGTGTATCTATTTACatattcatcatcatcatcatctttctATCCAGGTATCTTTTTTATTACATATaaaattagttatacatatatgcaaaatttttaattttacatCATAATCTATCATATTTGACTTTCTATAAGATTTTATATTACTAGTATTATTTGGAGTATTTTCTATAATGGTATGGATTTATATATTTGATTCTATACATTTGGATTTGGATATGGATATTTGCTTTTATTATCgtatttgtattttgtttctattattatgTTTGTGTTTTGTTTAGATTGTATTTGTTTCTATTAGTTTCTATCTACAAGactatttatttgtttgttgtgaTATATGAATTGTTAAAATTGTGttaatttatttgtatatatggatTGTTAGGATATGTAAAATGTGATAGTATATATGTATTATAAAATGTAATATTTGTATGTATGAAATATCATCACCTGTGATGGTTTTATATAGATATAAGGGTAAATCTCAGATACAAAATgtttctttttaatattttttttattaacggAATACCGATGGAAACACTGTTTTCGTCGATAGTATTTCCATCGGTAAACACTAATCTGTATCGTTACGGTGGTGTCGATATTTTTCGATGAAAATACTATTTTCGTCAGTAATTACCAATAGAAAATACTATTTTAGTTTGAAATTATCAAAGGAAAATAGTATTTCTGTCAGTAATTATTGACTGAAATAATGTTTCCATCATAAAATCTACTTATTCGGGAATAGTGTGCATTGTTTACCAACGGAAATAGTATTTTCCATtgccaaatattttttttaatatactgATGGAAAATATATTCAGTCTGAAATTATAACGATGGAAGTTTATTTTCTATTGGAAAAACTGTTTCCGACGAATTATCTACCGACAAATGATTTTCTGTCGGAACGCTGTCGGTAAGTAACTATATCGATAGAATTTTTTGTCGGTAAATCTGAATATTTTTATAATGAAATTCTAAAGAAATATCTAGAATAAATTTAAGGAAGAAATTAGAAAAAATACTATGGGATAAAAAAGTAAGGATAGAATGATCAAATAATCTCCTTTGGGCATGAAAATTGATGGGTTGTGACATTAAGCCTATGCTAGAGCTAGGCTTAGGTTGTTCGTGTAGTAGGGTGCACTTGCACTGATGTGTCACCGAAACTCTGATGCAATACTATATGTTATATGGATTTGTCTTTTGCTTCTAAACTCAAATCCATCCAGTATCTATCTACTGTTTTATTCAAATCTTGAAGATACTCATCCATCTTCATCTCTATACGAAGCATTTTTTAACCTAGTGCAACTCTAATTTTTAGTTCATTTTTAAACATTTCCAGTACATAAGGTTAGAGACGGATTTATGAATTAGAGTAGAGGAGGACTTAAACTTAATGTAATAAATTTTACATTAAATTTTGTATCTGAATATTTCAATATATCTGATTGATAAGGTATCATATTGAGATAAGAACTTATATATTAACATGATTtcatatatatgttttttttcttGGATCTTGTTTAATATAAATAGAGGATGATTGATGGTCGTCGTTCAGAGAGAAAATTGAAAGAATTTAGACATTAGAAATTAAAAGATATTCACTAGATTGATGTTGCATTATAGAGATAGTAGAAATTGAAGCACTTTTCACTAATTTGATGATCTCTCTTCATTAAAAAAAggatatcaatatttttttttaatagtagATTGATGTTCTATTTTAAATTAGTTCAAGTTATATCCctaaacaagtaaaaaaaaatagttaatcaATTTGGCTCAATTATAAGGATGAAAGAAAAAGAGAATGAAAGTTTTATCTTCTTTTCCTACCGTCTTGACTAACTTCGAcgacaagaaaagaaaaaagaatgaCTACTCTTATTAGAGAGAAAGACCGACTAGTGTTGTTGTTGGTCAGCTGGAAAACAAcaaaaggaagggaagaagaagcgcTGCTGCTTTTGAGGATAGGAATAAGAAAAGATAGCTGCTATTggagaaagagaaggagaagagaaaatcAACTAAGTTATCATTgcgaagaataagaaaaaaaaaaaaaatagaaggaaggagaaaaagaagttGGCATGTAGAGGCTCGAGTGTGCGTAAAGGAGTGCGAGGGAGGTTACATATATGGAAGAGAATAGATTTTCTCAAAaattctctaatttttttttaaatctattgAATCGTTTAACTCAATTAAAGTTGATTCCACTGTAACTtagttaaatcaaatttaaatcaaTCCCCATTTAGACTTACGAATTTCTTATCCTCTTATTTCAtcctaattcaattttaatttagtatCTTGATTTCGTatcgatttatttatttattttattaaaaaaataatatttaataaagTTTATACAGATTATTTAAGAACGGCTGACTCTAATTGAAAACCAAAACAATTACTGAAGGTACCTCACCTCTCAGTGGATTCCTGACTCTAATTGAAAACCAAAACAATTACTGAAGGTACCTCACCTCTCAGTGGATTCCTGACTCTAATTGAAAACCAAAACAATTACTGAAGGTACCTCACCTCTCAGTGGATTAACATTCAGACTACGCTTCCTTGTatacttttctatttatttcccCGAGCTTTAAATCATTCAGTGAAAGCCACCTAGGACCGTTCCCAAACTTCTATTTCAGTAAAACATAGGGggggaaatagaaaaaaaaaacctttcaaTTAAATTAAAGGACAAAAGTGGCCCTAACCTTGCTTTTGCTTTAGATTGAGGGGAATAAAGTTTCGTTACAAACTCAAAGTCTCAAAAGAACAAACACAAATAATTCTACAAGTTCAAGAATTTGAAGTGATTATGCAAGTAGCTGAGTACAtcaagtttcttcttcttcttcttcttcttttccaattgCCTTGAATTTGAAGCTTCCTTTTTTCCAATCCTCCTGGCTACTCAATGCCTTCATGGACTAAGAAGAAAAGAACAATTATAGCTGGCATTTGCCACTCCTGATACTTTATATAAGCAAGACAACTGCCACAGATCAATGCATCAGAAACAAAGTAACTTAGTTTTCCTCCTCGTTTTTGTGCAACCAACGAAGAGCAGTCCAGTATGGCAACCGAAGGGTTAAAGCCtgttgcttctcttcttctcttcctcaactTCTGTATGTATGCGATTGTAGCTTCCATTGGCGGATGGGCGCTCAATGTAGCCATCAACCATGGCTTCATAATAGGTAAAATCCATAGCTCAATGCAAAAGATTCGAGGATTGCGTTAGGCCTCGTAAGCCATGCagcattaaatatatttaaagtcTAAATCATATGATTCTAAACATTTTGGAACCAGGTCAAGGACTTGCACTTCCAGCTAATTTTTCACCGGTCTTTTTCCCAATTGGGAACCAAGCCACTGGCTTCTTTGTGATATTTGCTTTGATAGCTGGCGTTGTTGGTGCCGCGGCAGCCATTGCTGGAGTTCACCATGTTCGTAGTTGGCATTATGAGAGTTTGCCATCTGCTGCGTCCTCTGCTTTGGTAGCTTGGGGCCTAACTCTTCTTGCAATGGGGTAAGCAATTGAGTGAACTGTGAGCCTTTGACTTCTGTCCTTACTAAGCAACTTAACTATATTAATCGAACCTATATTGCAGGTTGGCTTGCAAAGAGGCTAATCTGGAGGGAAGAAACATTCGCCTTGTAAGAGATAAACTCTTGTTAGATTTGTACAATTCTCACATAATTTtgatacaaaaatatcatgtattCTAtcttcaattattattattattataattttggaTAAGTCTAAAGTTTTCTTAATTAATGAATTGCAGAAAACCATGGAGGCCTTCCTGATCATTCTTTCCGCGACACAGTTGATATACATTCTTGTCATACATGGAGGAGGAGGATCTGGTGCAAGAACAAGGACTTGAATATAACTCTATCTGAATGGTATTATTAATTGAATTTGACAATCTGTGTGGTgtgatatgatttttggtttgttATTTGTTATTACTCCAATGGTTGAACTCTCATGTCAGCTTGAATGTATATTTCTGGAGTGGGTTCATGTGTAATTCATGCATATACCTTCTATGTAGACGAAATGATTGTGACAAAACTCTTCCATATTTAATCAGGTATTCAGTACATGTAACTTGTTAGGTGAGTCTTCACTTGAAAAATCTTAAATTTCCTCCTTCCTGCAACCTCATAAACAAGCAAAGTAATTTAACAAAGCTAGTTATAGTAGGAGAATAATAAGAGTAagaagaatgaaaaatcaaaatgaaaGAAACTAGCAATAATAGTAAAGCAAAACAGACGAAAACTATAGAACAAGCAATACTGCAATGAACTCGAGAAGTGAATAATCTTGTTGTAAATGGAGCATTTGTATTGTTTCTTGAATGTAGTAGAACTTATAAGGGGTGTTTTATTTGAGTCGCCTCTGTTTGCTATTTATAGAATAAGATTGATCAATATTAGCACTACAAAAATAATTGAATTTACTGACAGAAAATTCCGTTCGAAATTCGTCGGAATATTTGCTTACTGATGGCATTCCAATGGAAAAGCGTTTGTTGGGATATCATTCGTCGAAACAGGTTTCCCGGCGGAAGTATTTTGTTAACTGAATAAATATTTCATCGATAAACACTAAAATTGTTCCCCGCAACCAGATTTACTGACAGAAATAATATTTCCGTTAGTAATTAACATCGTCGGAAATACTGCGCCTCGCAATTAGATTTATCAACGGAAACAATATTTTCGTTGATAATTACCGATGGAATATGGTTTCAGTCAATATCCAATAGTCAAATTTATCAACGGAAACAGTATTTCTGTAGGTAATTACCGACGAAAATACTGTTTTCGTCGGTATTCACCGATGGAAACGGTATTTCTGTCAGTAATTATCGAAACCGATTAAagtttccgtcggtattccgtcaataaaaaaaattaaatgaaatatttTACATTTGGGATCTACCATGTTTACaatttatatatctatataaaATCATCGATGacattttatacatacaatccaTACATACAAACAAACT is a window encoding:
- the LOC121982826 gene encoding membrane protein PM19L-like, with the protein product MATEGLKPVASLLLFLNFCMYAIVASIGGWALNVAINHGFIIGQGLALPANFSPVFFPIGNQATGFFVIFALIAGVVGAAAAIAGVHHVRSWHYESLPSAASSALVAWGLTLLAMGLACKEANLEGRNIRLKTMEAFLIILSATQLIYILVIHGGGGSGARTRT